The genomic segment ATGTACATGCTGTGAAGTTTtgcctcaccccctccctcctcaggaGCGAGAGCTGTTGAAGACATTCCGTATCCCAGTTGACACCTTTGTGACCTATGTGATGACCCTGGAGGACCATTACCATGGAAACGTAGCGTACCACAACAGCCTACATGCTGCAGATGTCACCCAGTCCACACatgtcctcctctccacacctgCCCTTGATGTATGTCACAGAAtacgcgcgcacgcacgcacgcacgcacgcatgcacgcacgcacgcacgcacgcacgcacgcacgcacgcacgcacgcacgcacacacacacacacacacacacacacacacacacacacacactcactccctctcctgtcAAGCCTTATCTATAGCTCAGCAGTTTTAGGTTTACAATATAATTTATTAATCTAtattatatactatactataaaaaatgacaaaaacataaaatagaatataacagaatataatagaatagaactttattgcCCAACCTAGGCTGGAAAATCATATTTGGCCTCACCTTAGGCACAATGAAATACAACAACACAGTAGATGGTCAGTGCAAAGCAGTACAGCACATGATATTCACAGATGaccattcattctttcattcattcattcgttcattcattcattcattcattcattcattcattcaaacatacacaaacgcacacactaTTTCAACAATTATCGGGGAAGAGGATCTTTggaactgttttgttttttttaaacctcaTTTAACCAAgatcttcatctccatcttcctgagggagagagagagagagaatatgatgTGTTTGAAAGTCATAAagttgctctttctttctcttctctttcttctcctcttcctgctgctcCCTCTGTACACTGTACCCACTCTATCCCTCTCCCATCCCCAACGCTCTCAGGCTGTGTTCACTGATCTGGAGATCCTCGCCGCTCTGTTTGCTGCAGCTATCCATGATGTAGACCATCCTGGGGTTTCCAATCAGTTCCTCATCAACACcagtgagtgcacacacacacacacacacacacacacacacacacacacacacacacacaatgcacacagtAAATATGCCTGGAGGTTTCCAtatcttccttttctccttcttcaCTGTCCTTCATGACGCCTCGCTCCCCCAGACTCAGAACTGGCCCTGATGTATAACGATGAGTCAGTCCTGGAGAACCACCACCTGGCTGTGGGCTTCAAGCTGCTGCATCAGGACAACTGTGACATTTTCCAGAACCTCACCAAGCGCCAGCGCCAGAGCCTTCGCAAGCTCGTCATCGATATGGTCAGGGAACTTCACTATCACAACAACTTGTACAATACCAGTTACACTACAAATGAGTGCTCCAGATCTGATGTACCTGTCTCTTCTGCTGTTTTGGGTTAGCACCTTGGTAAAAACCTAGCTTGAGTGTTAGAGGAAAGCGGGGTGTGAGAGTGGGTATATCATTGAGGTTATGAGTGCGCTCCCATCACAGGTGTTTTGTTGAATTAAGGTTAGCTTAATCTTGGTCAGTTCAGGCACTGGATTTTCTCCAAAACTGAAATATGGAAAAACTTTTACCATGTGATGGTTGTAATACCCAGCCTAGTGCTCTATTAATTGCAATTCTATTTTCATTGTgatttgattgaattgaaagttaaTTGACATCAGCCTTGATTCTCACCTCACTCACCTTTctccccttttccctccctACTTTCAACTCTACCATCTTCTTATTAACAGTTTATTTAGGTGAAACTCTTTTtcagtgacttacaatgagtgcaacagtagaatgagtTTCAGTTCCTAAAAGACCATCATTACAGGCAACAAATAGTAGTAACTAGTAGTCAGGATAGTGAAATATTTTTGTGACCATAGAATGGTAATTTAAGAGATAAGTTCTAGGAAAAAAAGGGCTAAGGAAAGAGGTAGTAGAGATTTTTTGTGCTTCCccctcactcattctctctctccctctctctctccctccctccctctaggTGTTGGCCACAGATATGTCTAAACACATGACCCTGATGGCTGATCTgaagaccatggtggagaccaAGAAGGTGACCAGCTCCGGCGTTCTGCTCCTGGACCACTACACAGAACGCATACAGGTAATGCAtcacccagcatgcattggCTGTTTGACCATTACAGAGCGCAGAGTCATCTATGGCTCTGACAGCATGCATACAGGAAATACTGTATAGATTGAGTGTTATGTTTCATGTGTTTTAGATATGTGTATTGTAGTGTGTTCATTGTTGTTTTTACCTGACTGCACAACTTGAATGAAGTCCGGCGCCCTGCAGAGAAATATTGACTGCACAATAAATCTTCTGACTGGGTTAAtaagattgattgattcattgaaGTTGGACAtgtactgtgtgtatgcattgtatatatgcgtgtgtgtgtgtgtgtgtgtgtgtgtgtgtgtgtgtgtaggtactGAGGAACATGGTGCACTGCGCAGACCTGAGCAACCCCACCAAGCCTTTACCGGTGTACAGGCAGTGGACAGAGAGGATCATGGAGGAGTTCTTTCGACAGGGTgacaaggagagggaaagaggcatGGAGATCAGCGCTATGTGTGACAAACACACCGCCTCTGTGGAGAAGAGTCAGgtagtgctctctctctctctctctctctttttctctctttctcacttacATCAACCACCATCACCCGtcaaagtcacagtgaaacggcattttgagagcatcttgcttccttaatgtgatgttgAAACAGGACGGTtcgaatctggcctgggaccttatgatatcagttagggagaaaaaggtttttatttgattgggggttgggattgttcaaaaattaCATGATGGCTGATGGTTTTATAGGTATTTTGAGGTTTCTATGTACACCTCCTGCTAcacaatgaagtcaccactaaagattttctgttttccaggaagtaaaagtaatgagatctttctataaaaatacaagaaaatatttttgggcattttttatggcataaattgtcaaataggtgtatggtatgatagttagaataAGTTAAAAAAGacgaaaaagtaatttttcattttttatcacGGCTTCAGATATATCCAAGTGTTTTACTGGCTTGTCTCCTCTTATTTTCAAGGTGGGTTTCATCGACTACATCGTCCACCCGCTGTGGGAGACGTGGGCTGACCTGGTGCACCCGGACGCCCAGGAGCTGCTGGACACTTTGGAGGAGAACAGGGAGTGGTATCAGAACACCATGCCCCAGTCGCCCTCGCCTCCGCCGGACAGACACCTCCAGCAGGACCGCTTCCAGTTCGAGCTCACGCTGGAAGACCTGGAACACAACAACCACAATCACATACACCTGAGAAACAACGTGGACGGCGGGAGGAGCGCGCACGGCCGCAACGCCAACTGCGACGACGGCGCCGGGGACCATGTAGAGGTTgagaaagaggatgaggagaatcACAACAGTGAACAGAACGGTGTCCacgacgaggaggaggaggacgaagggGGCGGCGAGAGGGGCGGAGATTTGGTGGGCGAAGAAGAGGCCGctgaaaaggaagaagagaacgCAGAGGatgaaaaagatggagagagccagatagaggaagatgaggatcTGGGAAAGAGGACAGacaaagaggaaggaggagaggagctgaatGATgcaggggaggaagaaagggaggatgaTGAGACggagcaaggagaggagatgacgGAGGAGAcgaagggagaggaggacgaggatgGGGAAAAtcagaaaggagaaggagaagaggatggagagcaggagcagggagagggtgAGGAACATGGGGAAAAAGAAGAGGGCGAAAGCGAGGAGATTGGAGAAagtgaggagggaaaggaggaggagaacatggaaaaggaggaaggagagggggaggaaaatgtggaaatagaggagagagagggggaaaataatggagaaaaggaggagggcgagggggaagagaatggagaagatgaggaggcagagacggaggaaaatgtggaaaatgaagagggagagatggaggagaatatggaaaaggaggagggagaggaagaggagaaaggagaaatggaggaagcagaggaggatggggaaaaggaggagggagaggaagaggagaaaggagaaatggaggaagcagaggaggatggggaaaaggaggagggagaggaagaggaggaggcgctagttaaagagggagaggagcagataGATGAAGAGAATGAGGATCAAACAGAAGatggggaggcagaggaggaagaagtggaagaggaagaggaaagttAGTTGGGTGTAAAAACGCAGTTAATAAAATGACTAGGGAAAGGCAGATTAACCCGGGAAATGAGGGTATGGAAGCTTTAAGACAGGAGAAGTAAAGGAGGGAAGTGAATaaagagagagccagagagaggctATGACAGACACAGCAGACTATTGTGTAACCTGTAGGTAAAAGAGGATAAAGAGTCGAGGATAAAGACAATGAAGAAGCAAACAGCCTCCGCCCCTCTACCAGATAACGTGTTCAGACCATGTTATCATAAGACCCTCTTGGTGGAAGGCCAATGTACGCTCAGCTATAGATGTCTTAAACAGCACCAACTTCACAGCTCACAGAGAAACATTTGAGGCGCAACAGTATTAAACACCAAAACGAAGTCTTACAGTATTTGGAATCCCTTCAAATACCATCGCTGGAGCGTTTGCCTTCCCGGACAGCCAGATTGTTGCACCGTGTGGATTACAAACGATTCTGAAGCAGTGTTTTCCAGGTCGATCGGTAGTGATAGAAAGACTACAGTCTTCATCACCTAGCATCTGTACATCAATCACTGCCATAGGGGACTGGGGATAAAGGGGAACCTGTTTTATCAACGTTTTGTAGCACCCTAGAATCTAAAACCtgaaatacatacatgcaaacaagTGCATGCCTGTTCTCCTGATCACATGGACTAttacccattctctctctctctctctctctctctctctctctctctcacacacacacacacacacacagatatttatAAGGAAGATAGAGGATAACTCTACACTGACCATTAACTCAAGACTCTTGTACAACTGTTAAAAGGATGTTAACTATTCTTCCATTTTTGTcggaaaagtaaaacaaaacaaaaaaaagcaaaaaaagtcTTGAACCTTTGGAAGCTGTAGTCTGTTCTCTTATATTTGCTATAAATTGTTTTCACTTGGGAACAGGACTGCTGAGTACAGTTGCACCTTCAGGCTCTGGTCTAGGAACAGTTTAAACTCCTCACATACTAACCTTAAAGCCGCAATGCTGGATTTCTGAATCTGCTGTTGTCATTTGGAGTACTGTAACAACACAGGTGCGTGAACCAACATGTTTTTCACCAGTTGGATCTGCAGCGCAGCTTAAGAGGCTGACTCATAATGTGCCGCTGTGGGTTCATGCTGGAACCCCATGTGTTCATCCCCCACAACAAAGTCTTATGATGGTCATGACAGTCTCACTACTCCCAGATTGTGACTGTGATTCCAGGATAGATCATGCCAAACTGTCCCGTGACCAGCACTGAGCAATTCACCCTTCCTCAAAGCCAGTTGGCTACTTGTCCATGAAGCAATGTACTGTGGGACCAGGGTAGGGGGTGTGATGGTCTTCCACcattcccattttttttttttttcttttgtaaaaaCGGTATTTGGCACTTTATCTAACACCCTGTTACATATATGTACATAATAAACATGTATTTTAATCTGCTGATGTCATACAATAAATATGATTGATCAATGAAATACAAGTTGCTGGTTACGTTGTTTTCGCTGGCAGGTCTCAGATCTTTCCATGCTACCTGGCTACCATTATGCCTTCCTGATGAAAGGGGGTGTTAGAAGGGCCCTTCTCTTTTAATGCATGCTGAGAAGGGCATGGGAGACAAAGGAGAACTTCACTGAAAGACTGAGTGACTTGAAATTGAATTATGCATGAGAGTCTGTTGAAGACAATAGTTATAGGTGATTATATCTccataaatctttttttttcttgtcttggTTGGCACTTAATAGGGCAGACACAGAAAGGCTGACCTTTGTCCACCTTGTTAGTGTGgacaaattaaaattaaaattaaaatgtacagGTGTTGCCACAATCACTGTTAGTCTCAAAATGTTACAgacagcatttttatttattgataaaGTCATCCAGATGCATATGGTACAGagcagctgacagacagacaagcattCAATGAGACATTAAAATTGGGCTTAAGACATCCAGAATCCTCCAACCAACCTTAAGTGCCATCCTTTGTGAACTTGTATAAATCTGACAGTAATAGCTATAAGCAAGCTGTTGCAGGACGTCTTATCCACACTTAACTGTTCACAAGTCCCCAGAGAGTAGATTCTCAAGTTGAACTGAATAAAGCTTCACAGAATAAGACTACTGACCAGGCAACACTGGTCTGTTCACATGACTGTGAATTTAACTGTTACTAAAGAGTTAACGCTGGTCCCAGATGAGCACTCCAATTTTACCTTACTTTAAGAATACAAGCTCAAGTCAAGATGCTATTTCACAGGGAGCCTGTATTAGTCATTTGGCATCAGAGCACTGGTAGCACTGACTTCTCCTCATCAGACACACCATACTTAAACAAGAAAACTATCACTTGTAATCAAAGACACCATAAATACAAGCAAATACAAATGTGTGAGggtctctcacatacacacatacattccaAGCATATGATGCACCTTTGAGGTACAGAACctaagtaaataaatacatattaaaaggCATCACATTTGTATCTCAAGGCTCTTTGGAAATTTTGGACGCCACAAAGGCACAGAGGCAAATAAATAGCAATAATCATATGCAGACATGTGACCGGCTACATGGCAACACACAAACGTACTATCTGAAACAGAAATAGCACTATGTGATTATACATGCTGTATAATCACACTATCAAACACGGCCttgaacatgcacacaaacacacaggcaggagGCAGTAATTGCACACAGTTCGAGAAAGCAACAGAATATTTGTTTTATCAGGTACAccctttctgaaaatataaccgatttttgcttattttggtgattgtttgccttatgatgatcaacTGGAGGTCAGGTCATAGTTTACCtacctttttattcaccactacatcactgggtGCACCTACTGGTTCTGGATTCAGAATCTAGATTTCAGGTCTACATCCTGTACAGGTGTGAGGTTTCTCACAGCAAAATGTTCTATGAAGTGTTTAGAGGCCCATCAAAGAGGCCCAGTCGGGGAAGTTGTCtatctctgctgtctcactcagCTGTCGGTCTCCATGTAACAGGGTCAGCTTGTAGCGCAGACGCACCTTACGCTACAGAAAAGAAGGGAAGATGTCAGTTCAGAAAATTTGTGAAAGAGGCAGTAGTTAACACCACcccagaaaaacaataaaaaacagcatTATTGTGCTTACTACAAACACAGTCACTGTCTTTAATGCCACTTAATAATGATAAATATTCAGTTCTGTTTGGAcatattgtaagtcactctgaatTAAGGAGTCAGTTAAGTTTcatagggttagagttagggttaacATAATGTGTCATGGATTGACTCAACAGTGCTACCTAAACTCACCTTTTGGGGATTGGCCAGTAGGAGGACCTGAGAGATGGCAGGTGGAGGCAGGAGGGGGTTGTAAGGAGGTAGGTGAGTCCCTGATGCAGGTTGCAGTTTCACTGACATGATCTGCAGGACAGTTAATCAAACTGAGGATTAACTGGGTAATCGGCTCTTAATTGAGAAACAGGTCataagagagtgagaaaaatcAGCATCTGAACCTTAGTAGAATACcttcatttatatagcacctttcacacaTGACAtgcaaagtgctgtacaaaatatagaaaagacattttaaaaaaaaatgaaaatgtaatgcatt from the Centroberyx gerrardi isolate f3 chromosome 3, fCenGer3.hap1.cur.20231027, whole genome shotgun sequence genome contains:
- the LOC139933638 gene encoding 3',5'-cyclic-AMP phosphodiesterase 4C-like, which produces MKKSRSVLSVTGEEGNETDIIGAGEKAESSRYSRSYTSGATLGAELRRGRSRRLSSSLQVPCWLRPRDRTRSPEVLSNVARPTTLPLRIPPRISITHADADSYEAENGVSPGHTPLGLQSPGLTLNTSFPQGQRRESFLYRSDSDYDMSPKTVSRNSSLASEGHTAEDFIVTPFAQVLASLRSVRSNFTLLANVSTPTVKRSPLGGVCASPRATLSEQQYQQLALDTLEELDWCLDQLETIQTHRSVSDMASNKFKRMLNRELSHLSEMSRSGNQVSEYISSTFLDKQNEVEIPSPTLKDKPMSHISGVRKLSHSSSLSSTSMPRFGVNTDQEDELAKELEDLDKWSFNIFRVAEFSNNRPLSCIMYAIFQERELLKTFRIPVDTFVTYVMTLEDHYHGNVAYHNSLHAADVTQSTHVLLSTPALDAVFTDLEILAALFAAAIHDVDHPGVSNQFLINTNSELALMYNDESVLENHHLAVGFKLLHQDNCDIFQNLTKRQRQSLRKLVIDMVLATDMSKHMTLMADLKTMVETKKVTSSGVLLLDHYTERIQVLRNMVHCADLSNPTKPLPVYRQWTERIMEEFFRQGDKERERGMEISAMCDKHTASVEKSQVGFIDYIVHPLWETWADLVHPDAQELLDTLEENREWYQNTMPQSPSPPPDRHLQQDRFQFELTLEDLEHNNHNHIHLRNNVDGGRSAHGRNANCDDGAGDHVEVEKEDEENHNSEQNGVHDEEEEDEGGGERGGDLVGEEEAEEREDDETEQGEEMTEETKGEEDEDGENQKGEGEEDGEQEQGEGEEHGEKEEGESEEIGESEEGKEEENMEKEEGEGEENVEIEEREGENNGEKEEGEGEENGEDEEAETEENVENEEGEMEENMEKEEGEEEEKGEMEEDRSCQTVP